In Amphiprion ocellaris isolate individual 3 ecotype Okinawa chromosome 5, ASM2253959v1, whole genome shotgun sequence, the genomic stretch GTGAGTGACTGCAGGTGTAACATTAGTCATCTTTGCATGTAGGTTTTGCTCTCTTTATAGCTCTGAGTTATCTAAGGAAAtaagtgaaaagaaaacatattgaGCATCACTACATGCAAATATTATGTTGGTAGGTTAATTTTTGCCCTTCATAGTCATGACAGAAGAAAATCTGAGTACTTCCGAATTCAATTCAtaattaacctttaaaaaaagtagaattaatCATATACGATACTCCAGACTGACCTCCTGTCAAAATATTATGTTACAGATTTAGTAATTATTGATGCATTTTAACAAATGAAAAGTAATCTGATTTTTACATATGTGCACAAAATATGTAGTAATTTTgccatttgtttaaaaacaattgTTTGAATCTTAAGAACTAAAAGGGTCACATTGGCATACTGATATATCTAAAAATGGAACAtcaagattttaaaatgaacaaatgaattcagaaaaaacatttatcgATGCTTAAATTGATAATATAGAGGTatatttaaagttaaattattCTCATATATGTATCTATCACGTGTACACTCATATGATGTGAGGAATTTATTGTTTCCTACATGTTCCAGTGGAAAATAATGTCAACACTCTGTTCTCACTCTACTTACATGCAgaatcttaattttttttctaatctcaTTACTCCAAAGACATGAGCCTTTTGTTCTTGAATTATATTTGATAGCTACttaaactattattattattattattattattattattattattattattattattattattattattattattattattattattattattattattattattattattattattattaagtttAACTGAAATTAATTACATTGAGTTCTGTCACTTGATGAAGTATCtgcatattttacagttttgcctATTTGCTGCGCTGCTGCAAAGCTAAATTTGTCTTAGAGAGAAAATAGCTTTGCTCAGGGTGTTATGAATGTACTGATCTATGCATGTCAGGTCCTAAATTTCACACCTCAGCTTTATGGCAGAACAAATACTTTTACTCAGCTTTTATgtgaaaaaatgctaaatataatGTCAATCTAAAGCCTGGCAAAATAGCGACAACCTTTAGGAGGAAGGTATAGGGAGGATCACGTACATAACACATAATTAAGTATTAATTTGTATGCAGGTGTCTGTATAGTTTGACTAGTTAGTTACCACAGCTCTAATATTAATagcaataattaataaaaaaaaaacgattATTTTGATAATAATTTGCTGTATTGTACAATCAGGCTCTGATCATTTTGCTTTCCTAAAAAGCATGTATATAGACAACAAAGTAGTTTCTCATTGTTGGCACTTCATCATAGGACTCTGTACTGTTATGAATTGACAGATTACATGCCCTTTTAATATAAATTCTTacttttttattatcttttttctcattctgaCTTAGGCAACATGCAAGCTGCTGTGAAACAAAACCCATACAATACCgttcaatagtttggggtcacttagaaatgtccttatttttgatagaaaagcattttctttcaatgaggataacattaaattaatcagaaatacaatctagacatgtggtaaatgactattctagctggaaacagctgattcttaatggaatatctacataggggtacagaggcctgtctccagcaaccatcactccggTGTTCTAatggctaattgatgattagatcGTGCAATTAAGTTAGCacctgaataaaagtgtgagttttcatggaaaacgtgaaattacctgagtgaccccaaaattttgaatggtagtgtacataaattggtgtaaaatataaagatgattttcatgaaaaatgcaGTCATATGTTCATAATTCCAACCAGTATTTGGTGAATGTACTTACTGTTTTTTCAAGGAAACTGCTGTGCTCCACTGTCTGTTGCCAGCCGGgttgcagctaatgtttaagtgTGGGCTCTCCGTTTTGAGAGGCAATAAACCCTTTCAAAGACACCCAGAGCTGCCAAGCCTGCTTCTCTTGGGGATCGGTTTACTGACATGCATGCACTTTGGCTCTACAATGCTATAGGTTCATGAAAAGGCGCCACCAGAGATAGTGCAGCAGTGAAGCTCCCTAATCCCACCCTCAAACCTGTAATTTGAACAGCAGGGTGCTTTTGGGTCTTATTAAAAAGGGAAGTCTCATGGGAAGTGACATAGATGTGCCAAGCCTGAGCTGCTTTGCCATTAGCTTAATTGTACATGTACACTGGCTGATCTCCATCCAAACTTTTAACAAGAGGTAAGTCttgattacattttatttattaatttagttgtttttttttaaagctgtttagccttgattgttttgcatgtttgtaaATGAATGAACCAACATTTTCAAATGCTGAAAGTCTATATGAAAAAAGATTTGGCtatttttcatggttttttggtattttctaTGACACAAAAGACTGACTGCTAAAACTTTTTCTGTTCAAATCTGATCAAAAAAATAATGAGccactgttatttttaaatgtccTTTTATACTGAATCTGAGCAGAGACAAGTGAGCGTTCTCTTCTCTTTGAAACTGAGAAGTGTCACCCTGCACTCGTCATGTTTTTGCTCAGGGTGCAACTGTTGACCCTCTCTTCTTCAGTGACTCTAAACTTGGAATGATGTGTGACCCTCCCAAAAAACTATCCCCTGGGAGGTAATACAAGAAGACTGCGCATAAATTATTCACATAAAATTTTATGAATGTGAACAAGTGGCATGAATTTTGATACTTGGTTGCTATGTCCAGGCTTGACCCAGCACTCATACATTTTTGGCCAAACATTTTtcttaatacacacacatacactactgttcaaaagtttagagtcacccaggcaatttcatgttttccatgaaaatacactttcattcataataattgcacaagggttttctaatcatcaattagcctttcagcaccattatctaacacaatgtagcattagaacacaggagtgatggttgctggaaatgttcctctgtacctctatggagatattccattaaaaatcagctgtttccagctacaatagtcatttaccacattaataatgtctacactgaatttctgataaatttaatgttatcttcattaaaaaaaaaagcttttctttcagaaataaggacatttctaagtgacctcaaacttttgaacggtaatgtatgcATTTCCTGTTAAATGTTAACTCTTTCACAAAGTGACTTGCAGGTCAGCTTAAAAACTCAGCGCAATGCAggatgaaatatttattcataCCAAACCCACACACATTTTCATATGCATGACATACTATCACCAGAATCTGTAGCATAtaaattttatttcagtgtgttttctcattttagtcttttgtttagGGGAAGATTACACATTTACAGTTACTGAAAAATAGCAATTGCAACCAAACTATTACTAAACATGTGGAAGTATCTTGGATGTATTAAtgaactgaaaaacacaagcagatTATTGCTCCAGCTTTAGgtcaacaatgaaaatcagcaaATCACTGCAATTAGTGTAAAGTATGACACATTTCTTTGCTGTTTAACATAATATGgatataaatacagtatgtaCTATTGTATTTAATGCTTCCATTTATTGATGTTACacaattaaaatcaaacaatacaTGTTGGTGACTTGTTTCAGCAACATTTGTATCCCTAAGTAATTATTGTGACattaattttgaacaatttgtgAATCAAATGTAAAACAATCTAAAAAGAAGGTTTCACCAGccttaataaataataacacaatCCCCATTTGACAGGGTTGTCATACTGAAAGATACAGTGTGAATTATCAAAATTCTGGTTTAGTTTAGGGTCTTATAGCAATTCCATCATCTTGGGTATGTTTTTTATCTTAttctggaaagaaaaacaaaggaagtTGTTAGTTTAAGATTTAAACATTCTTACTATGAATATATTGCACAAAGTATAGAATGAAGCATGTTGAAACTACAGATATTTTGTGTTAAAGACTTGCCTCTGACGGTCAGTTTAGTAGAGCACTCTGCCCTTCCCATTGAGTTTTCTGCAACAATCTTGTACTCGCCGGTGTCTTTAGGTCCAACTCTCAGTATGAGCAGAGAGCAGACTCCACAGGTGTTGGAGATAAAGTAATTAGTGTTGGTATTCAGGCTGATATTGTTGCGGAGCCATGTCACAGAAGGTGTTGGATCCCCTTTCACAGCACAGCTCATATAGCATTCATAGCCCTGAGGAGCGCTGTGCATTTTCAGAGGGACGAGGAATTTGGGAGGAGACTGTAGATTACAGGGCTTCGATTCTGGCATGGTCACTTTGAACTTTTCTGGAAGAAAGGAGACGTACATCAGAATTCTGTTCATGGAACAGGAGATAGGCCTAATGATGATGTTACAAAACAGCGATTGGaaatttacattacattttggtcctatttacactactgttcaaaagtttggggtcacccaggcaatttcatgttttccatgaaaactcacacctttattcatgcactaacataactgcacaagggttttctaatcatcaatgagcctttcagcaccattagctaacacaatgtagcattagaacacaggagtgatggttgctggaaatgttcctctgtactcctatggagatattccattaaaaatcagctgtttccagctacaatagtcatttaccacattaataatgtctacactgaatttctgatacatttaatgtgatcttcattgaaaaaaaaaacttttaaatggtattGTATGTACTGCAGTTTCTCATAATCACAAAGCACAACAACATAGAAGCAGTGCTCACATACAAAAAAGTGCCAAATTAACTGGCTGAGTATCGTTATCTCTTCACATAAGCAACAAAGAAATGTGTACATGCATGAAAGGAATAAGGGATACAGGACAAAGTGAGGGTGGTATTTGACTGCTGGTGAGGCTTAAGAGATTGTTTTATTGCCCCCAAAATACCAACCTGCATTGTTGCACTGACCTATGCCCTACTGCTTAAAACACTTTACTAGATGTTTCTGTAGGTATAAACTTCATCTGCATACAAAATTAGAATCATACGTAAGCACagaaacatttctgtaaatTGGCACAGTACACAGTACACCTACAGCACAGTGTATATCTGGTCTCATAACATCATTGATGCTTTGAAAAGCTGTTATACAGTTAATATGAAAGTACTGCATTTGATTCAggtttcatttttgtgaaaaatacaaaaaatttgttttttcaacTACAGATATTGGTCTACTTGGACCCATTTTACACACCTTTTTTGGTAGAAATCAGCCATTTTGGTGACTCAGAGGGTTTTGAGGAGCCCATGTCATTCTTTGCGTAGACTCTGAACTGGTATTCTCTCCCTGGCATTATGTTGCAGGCTGTGAATTTATTGTTGAAGATTCGGTCTGCAACTGTGTTCCATGTTCTTTTGTTGGAATCACGCTTCATCACCATGTAGTGCAGCCTATCATCACGCTTCTCATCAGGGGATGCAGTCCATGAAACGGTCACTGTGCCAGGCACGTTTTCATCAACCTCCACAGGACCTGGTGGTTTAGGCTCATCTGGTGGTCAAAtacaagttttgttttctttttagctGCAGTATATGGAACAGAAGTCGAGTATTTATACAGTACAATGGTGCAACAGTGCAGCAAACTCACCTGTGACTCTAATTTCAATACTGATTGTTTCTTGACCAACAATATTTTTGACAATGATAGTGTAGATTCCAGTATCTGTGCGCTCAGCAGAAGGAATCAGAAGCTGAGATGTGCCCTCTGCATTGCTGATGGTCACTTTTTTAGACACTGGCACTCCATCTTTCAGCCAGGTTACCTCTGGCCAAGGGGAAGCCTACAAAGAAtgccaaaatatatttttatgagaCTTGCAAGAAGATAGAATGAAATCACTATATATGCTATTTCATACATTACCTCAAAGTTAATATTGAATCGTGCAGAATTTCCTGCTCTCACCACCATGAAGCTCTTGATTTTGGCATCTGTGAATCGTGGCCTCACTACATAAACAGCAGGGTGAAAGCTGGTCATGTGTCATTCATTTTGACAACAacaattgttgtgtttttttttttttttgaggaagaATAAGATATTATAGACCAGAcaaatcacatctttgcactccaaaaatacaaaacaaatctTCAGCTGAGATACTATATATTATAGTTGagcagatatttattttaatttattattgatCCCAATGTGCCTCTGTGGCCATAATTAAACCAAATAGTACCAGAAGATTGAACTGGACAAACGTTTCtatgcttgtgttgttttcatttttttttttgatgattcaAAAACCTAATATCTAGAAATTATTGCTTTCTTAACTTGAGTCATATGACACTTTGAAATAATAAACCAagaattaatgaatgaatttgTCACAATTGAACTCATTATTAATTACACAGTCATACTTTATATGTGTATAGCATTATTAGAGTCCCTGTAATCACAGTATTGAATGCTCTAACTGTATGATAGGAGTAACTGAAGTGATTTTTCTCACCAGGAGGGGGCATAGCGAGGATGTAATTATCCAGCTCCTGTggctctccttctcctccatcatTAGTAGCAACGACTCTCACCCAGTACATGCCCATCGACTTCATGCCTTTCACTGTATAGGTATTCATGGTTATTGCATTAGAATTGCAGCGATCCCATTCTGTGTTCTCAGCAGGCCTGATTTCCACATAATATCCCTTAGCTTCATCTTCAACCCCCTCAATGTCCTTGGGTTTGGTCCAAGACAGAGACAGGGTTGTGTAGGTAGAATCTGTCACTTTAAAGTCAATGACTTTACCAGGAGGCTCTGCAACATAGATCAAAGTCAGTCATGTATATATTTAATGCTTCATACAGTCTAAAAGATGGCATTTGTAAATGTCCACCTACTTTTAGGGTCTCTGGCAAACACAAACTCAGATGGTGTGCTGAATTCACCGGCTCCAGAGTTATTGATTGCTGACACACGGAATTCATACTCCATGCCTTCCACCACGTCTTTTACAGCACATCCTTTACCTATATAGGGAATGTTCCAGCAGTATATCATTAGACCACCACCTCCAAGTGTCAAGCTGTGATAATACGAGCAAACAGATATGATAGGTGAATAACTGAGTCACCTTTGATCATTTCTTCGGGTGGGTTGACTTGGCCCCACAGGTTGCTGCCCTTCTTGCGTTTCTCAAGGTTGTACCCCAGAATATTGGTTCCTCCAGTGTTAGAAGGAGGACTCCAGGTCAGGTTGATGCAGTCCTTAAAGGCAGTGACAACCTTTGGTGCAGATGGGGGTCCAGGGTATGCTGGTGTACAGAAAAGATGAGATTATTTCTTTGAGTCTGTAACTAGAGTTTGTGTACTGCCGAGGAATTGATCACAATTTCTGgttaatacagttaaaaattgGATCACTACCATAACTTCACTATATGATAAATGTATGGTTATGTAAAAACAGTCCGGTCACTCCAGAAAGTGACACAGAAATCCAGTATTCTTTaggaaagagacaaaactacagGCATTATGATGATGATTGCTaccaaaaaaactttttcctCTCACAATTGTACCTAATTTCAATAACTTGAgtatacaaaaatgacaaaaatgctcTACAAACATACAAATTTACAGAATATTAACTTGGCTACCAGCGAGACAATAAGTTTGCAGAGTTTCTTTTGCAGATATGTGCTCTAAATTCCTGTCAAGAAGAAAGGTTTCTTCTTGATTTGTGAAAGATGTCATACTTGCAGGAGATTTAAATATTTGATGGTTCAGCTCacctaaaaataaaagctgagctGTTTCCTGTACTATAAGTTTAGTTTGCTGTTGAGTAGTATTAATAATTTGCTGATCAAGTTGACCAAAGCTCATGTCGATATGTCTGATATGCGCTCTTCATCTGCAAACAAATTTGTTGATCCATttgcaatttcattttttgatgaattttgatGAACTCTGAAAAAGTGAAGATTTAATGCTGACcccatttcagtcatttcaggCTGTTCTTACCTTTTGTACCAGCTTGAATGTCCTCTGTTTCCATCAGCTCACTGGTGCCcatctcagtctccactctgaTGCGGTAGCAGTACCTCCTGCCGTGGTCCACATCGAGGTCCCTGTATTTGGCCTCCGGACCAATTGGCCCTACTTTCTTCCAGGTGTTGCGACCGACTTGTTGTCTTTCAAGGATGTAGTTGCCTATCTTGCAGCCACCGCTGTCTTTTGGGGGTCTCCACTTGAAGTCAATTGCAGAGGAGGAAGCTTCAACAATCTCCAGGGGGCCCATTGGAGGAGTGGGTTTATCTGGTAGAAAACAAAGTACAGCACACATTACCttaagtttgacaaaaataccTCATATATAGTATGATTTGTTGCTTACTTTCTATATGAAtgcaaaacactgaatgaaaaaagtCTGTGGTTTTCACAGAGTGTGTTTTATACATACCCAGTACAATAAGCTGGCTGAGGGCCTCCACAGTGCCAAACTCATTTTTAAGTTTAATCTTCACTTCACCGCTGTCTTTGCGCTGCAGCTTCATTAGAAGCAAACGAGTACATCCGTCTGAGTGCTCGAGCTTGATGGTGGATTCATCAGAAAGCTCTTCACCCTCGAGGTACCACTGAACTTTTATTGGTTCCCGTCCAATGTAAGATAATTTGAAAGTAGCCTTGTGTCCTTTTTTCACAGTTACAGGAGTTTTAAATGCTTCCAGTTCCTCAGTATCAAATCGGGGTGGATCTAAATTGAGCCATGAAAAAATAGAGATACAAATATTTCAAGCACAGATATGTTATCTAGTTATATACATTAGACAGACTAAGGAGTAATATgcagttttctaaaaaaaattattttcatccAGACCTGCAGGCAGTCTATAAAGAATGATGCAAGGCCCGTTTTCAAATAAGTATATTTGTCAGACAAATGTTTTTACCTTCAACCGCAATTGTGGCCTCAGTCTTCCGCCCATCTGCCTCAAATTTATATGTTCCAGCAAATTCCTCAGTGACTTTGTGAATTTTCAGCCTGTGGAAACTTCCCTCTTTTGAAATAGTGATACCCTCAGATGATTTcacctgagaaaaaaaaaccaaaacatacattacagcaaaacaacaaataaagaagACATGAAGGTGTACATTACTATGATGATAACAATACATATTCAGCTTTATTGCTGCACCTGCATGCTAGATAATGACTGTATTAACATACAGGACGtacctcctctccatctttGTACCAGATTCCCTCACACTCTTCACTGCTCAGTTTACACTCCAGCTCTGCTGCTTCTCCAATGATGGCTTTGCAGTCTGACAGGCCAGCATGAAAGTGAACTCCAGGGTCTGAGGATTCATCAACAAGCAAGTTAGTGAATGCACATGTCACACTGCTTACAGTCTACATACAATTCATTGTTGTAATTGTGAATGTACAATTACAATGATGTCATGCATTCATGTGTATACGGATGCATGGGCTACTCACTTGTATGTAATCCAAGTATCTACACACTTACCTCACTTTTGAAACAGCAACAGTTTGCATCTTCTTTCAACATTTCTGCTGATATGTGCTTTATTATCTACTCATAAAACACTCAAAATATCACATTTGAAGACAATTTATAAGGGATGTAAGAAGTGAGCATTAGACTGAAACTTGATGAAGATGTCTTCTTTGTTAAAGTTAGCTTGAGTGTCTTGTTTGGCCTTCTTCATCTTTAAGGAGTTGAACTCTTGGCACAGCTCATAAGAACATCTTCACAGAGTTATTCATTTGCCTCTGTTTGCTTAATTGGCTTTGGAAGAAAGACAGACTCTTAAGATGTAAAATTTTCCTCGTGGGACACTGACAATTTCCTGGACAGTGCAAGATGGATCATTTTTTCTGTGTGACGGGAATTCAGTCTtcagtcacataaaaaaaaaaaaaatggtttagaACATGGTCTTCCTCCAAGGTCAGCTCAGTGTCTTCTATCTTCCAGCTATGTAAGAGTGTGTTGAAACACAAGTGTTTCCGTTGTGTCAAATACACAATCGGTTCTGCAgttgctcatttaaatatttaacctCAATGCACCGACTCATCCTggattaacatttaaaaaggcAAGCAAGGATGTtaacacagatgcacacagagCACAGATGCGTTTTAacatcgcacacacacacacacacacatacacacacacacacacacacgcacacacagtcaTGGTCTTCAAACGAATACATAAGAGACACAGgttgacaaaaataaactgtctgcTGATATCCAACCTGTAAGTCAGAGAAGTAAAAATATGTAACCAAAGCTGTTctattatttacaaaaacataagtaaagtatgttttttattaattccactTTTGCAACAACTGAGAAAAATAATTATGCTGTATGCTATacggaaaaaaaacattagtgtATCAGATTTGATTAGCGTCTTGAGGCACACTCAAGGTTACTTCCACACTAGTTGCACTCTGATCAGTCTAAAACACCATTTAACCAATTAGAGATCAAATATTATTATACTATTCAGTGGTGTCACACCTTTATTCTGTTAACCCTCAAACCACTGGGAAAGTCATTTACTCACGAAATGACTTTGTGCAGTGACAGTGCTTCCCATGCAGCAGTTAAAGCAACGCCCATAATCTTACCACTAACTGTCTCCACGATCAATGGGCCATGCCGTTTACGGCCTGAACGTTTgccagctgctgctgccggcTCACCACCGTCCTCACTCTCACCATTTTCATCACTGCCTGCTGCTGGCCCGCTGCCATTAGCACCACTGGCATCACTTGCTTCTGTGCTTTGTTCTTTTCAGTTTTAGGGGATATCATCGTAATTACCATCAATCCAATGTTTCTCATTTGCTGTTGCCTTACAAATAACATtaatgaaaacagcaacaataataattaaaatgtcGACATAGAAGATGAAAACAAGATATACAGCAGCAACAGGAATAACAAACATAAACTTTAATGCAAAGGAACAGGGTTGTGGAAAAGGTGAGATCCAACTTGCATCTTGTAAGCATCACTTGTGGCATGGATGCATTATGCTGCATCACAGATGATCGTAATATTTCTGTCTctccaaaaaacaacagaattcaAAATCTGCCAGTAACAGATACATTTTAGGCTCTAAAGtacatacacacagatacatCTGTTAGTGAGTCACCTTTTCCATTTATCTTCTACATGGACAAATTCATACATGAAATGTAGCTGCAAGCAGCAATGAGGGGGCCAAGCAGTTCAGCAAGGCACCGTTGCCATGACAACTTGATCTGATCATGTTAAAAGCATGGCTGTAACCACttatagcattttttaaatgtaaattaccTTAAGAATGGTTGTTAGCAATGTGATGTCACATTCAGTTTGACTGTTTTGGACTAGATGGAGCATGTGGAGTTTTGGATGTGTAGGCTCTAAGCACTGCAGCAGTTATCTGTACCACTGCTTTGAACTCTGCTTCATCCAAGGACTTCAATGCTGTCTTAGTTTTAAAAATTGAGCTTATggtatactaccgttcaaaaggggtcacttggaaatgtccttagttttgaaagaaaagcatatttttcaatgaaggtaagattaaattaatcacaaacacagtctagacattgttgatgtggtaaatgactattctagctggaaatggatgatgtttaatggaatatttatataaggatacagaggaacatttccagcaaccatcactcctgtgttctaatgctacattgtgttagctaatggtgttgaaaagctagttgatgattagaaaacccttgtgcagttatgttagcacatgaatgaaagtgtgaaatgaaattgtctgggtgaccccaaacttttgaatggtagtgtatagcCATGAACACGCCTCCAGCATTGGTGGCGCTATAGTGCTACACGCTTGGTGAAACTTGGTGAAACAATTAGGGGACTGTCCTCAATCAGTGTGCCACATGTCTTACTTCTTAACTCCTCTACTTACTAATAACTACACTTCCTACCTTGTGTTTCTCTGAGCTGCAGTAGATGTcagcagaagaagatgaaggatgATGTTTAAGAAAAGGTACAAACACAATGGGTGCTTATGTAGCTTTGTTGCATTGGTCCCCACATAACCAACGTATGCTCATGTACAACAGCACAAggacaaacatgaaaacacacacattatatacacaaaacacaaatatagacacacatctatatttttataaaagattagatgaaagaaaatgcagaatttgGCATAGCATTTCTGCACCttactgcacaaaaacaaacatttaacaaaatgcagacatttagaATTGTGATTTATTAATCAAAACTTGCTAAATTATTAATTGGCTATGTACCAAATTTAGCAGATAGTTAATAAGTTAACACTTAAAGCCCAGGGTTTTCAACTGTTTCTGGACTGAAAACCATGTAATCTGTTAAAACACACGACACATGAATACTATACTGTTCTGTACACTTTGTCAGCTCTAGACCTGCAAgatttttttgagaaataatAAACGGAACTCATAATTCATCTTATTTATCCTGGATAAAACTAattcaattatttttgtttgacaAAATCTTCCTGGGATTTGTTCATATGCACCCCATGGAGCTTTAAGCTAATCATCCTGTtagcagagcagagcagtaAAGAGCTTTGCAGAGTGTCAGTGGCTTGTATGGTTGATAGTCGGCCTATATACAATAATTGTTAATGCAGCTTCATTAACAATTACAATGTATAATGAAAAAGTTAGGAAGTGTTTAGAATGCCCTACAGTCGTGATGTCAGTCATTTCATTGCCAATGACTTTCTAGTCAGTAAGCTGTTTGCAGCATGCGACTTTTGACATCTCTTACCAACAACAGCTTCTTCAACcgccacatttttcttttttaggcGTTTTCCTTTTTTCGCAGATTTTGCACCTTGTCGATTTGTAGTTTCCTCATCATTATTATCCCCTAATAGTAATGATAAATAGCAGTTTTATACAGAATAGACATTGTTCTGAATCTATACAGAACCTTATGATGACTCCACTCTCAATAAACAGATAATTTTTTTGAAgttcttgtttttcattgtcCTTCATAAAAGTATAACTGTT encodes the following:
- the igfn1.1 gene encoding immunoglobulin-like and fibronectin type III domain-containing protein 1.1 isoform X2 produces the protein MWKKSKVTDQTAAGQAGIKKKSKVPGVMITQFKEELPEGMSTPDFTRKPIALTIQEGKFGVFKAIVVGTPTPAVTWSRANAEIQFHPDVCLQKYDEASHEHTLEFPKVAPEDADTYKCFATNEYGRAVCTVVLNVISVGFSKTKELQKVQGEDAVDFRKKLKKRNPDGTREEKPMEPEEKVWEILLSAEKKDYEKICSDYGITDFRGMLKRLTEMKKEREEEIAEFVSHISTLKHIEVNDDDCATIELDMDLKDPSSKIFLYKNGVMVPFTKEDSEGMKHSLKQVGKKYIFTIKKLGTEDAGLYSVDVEGVNVFSTDFKVPEVDFAVKIQEVKAEEREDALFQCVLTAPMNEIKWFGKNTPLSNGDKHEITVSEDKLIHKLIVRDCLPLDAGIYAAVAGIKSCNAWLVVEADKDPASKGKKAARKTTMAGGGNDEDLLKIAKEQQERYQKEMEEKLEIAKKAQEEREAAEAVARAEAEAAKKAEAEAKAAAKAAAKEAAKAKRAAAAKAAAAAKRAKQNEAGGAGSAAGGAGGAAGSVGAGGAGGAAGSVGAGGAAGSVGAGGAAGAAGAGTGGGAGGGAGGGADGSGAGAGGADGEGLGEDFDGEDFDEEDFDSFEDSDVDIEGDGGEGGRGGKRRGKGEKGGDGGDGGEGEDGGEREEGGEGGKRKKRERDGPLVPDTVTGDNNDEETTNRQGAKSAKKGKRLKKKNVAVEEAVVEQSTEASDASGANGSGPAAGSDENGESEDGGEPAAAAGKRSGRKRHGPLIVETVSDPGVHFHAGLSDCKAIIGEAAELECKLSSEECEGIWYKDGEEVKSSEGITISKEGSFHRLKIHKVTEEFAGTYKFEADGRKTEATIAVEDPPRFDTEELEAFKTPVTVKKGHKATFKLSYIGREPIKVQWYLEGEELSDESTIKLEHSDGCTRLLLMKLQRKDSGEVKIKLKNEFGTVEALSQLIVLDKPTPPMGPLEIVEASSSAIDFKWRPPKDSGGCKIGNYILERQQVGRNTWKKVGPIGPEAKYRDLDVDHGRRYCYRIRVETEMGTSELMETEDIQAGTKAYPGPPSAPKVVTAFKDCINLTWSPPSNTGGTNILGYNLEKRKKGSNLWGQVNPPEEMIKGKGCAVKDVVEGMEYEFRVSAINNSGAGEFSTPSEFVFARDPKKPPGKVIDFKVTDSTYTTLSLSWTKPKDIEGVEDEAKGYYVEIRPAENTEWDRCNSNAITMNTYTVKGMKSMGMYWVRVVATNDGGEGEPQELDNYILAMPPPVRPRFTDAKIKSFMVVRAGNSARFNINFEASPWPEVTWLKDGVPVSKKVTISNAEGTSQLLIPSAERTDTGIYTIIVKNIVGQETISIEIRVTDEPKPPGPVEVDENVPGTVTVSWTASPDEKRDDRLHYMVMKRDSNKRTWNTVADRIFNNKFTACNIMPGREYQFRVYAKNDMGSSKPSESPKWLISTKKEKFKVTMPESKPCNLQSPPKFLVPLKMHSAPQGYECYMSCAVKGDPTPSVTWLRNNISLNTNTNYFISNTCGVCSLLILRVGPKDTGEYKIVAENSMGRAECSTKLTVRE